The region TGGTACGTTGCTTTGTGGATGAGAACATCACTCACGTATCAGGTAGTGTGGATCCAGTTAGAGATATTGAGACGATTAACCTAGAGCTTATTCTAGCTGACTTAGAATCCGTGGAAAAGCGGATTGAGAGAGTAAAGAAAAGCTTAAAATCAGGAGATAAAAAGGTGAAGGCTGAGCATGATCTCTTAGTTCGTGTGCAGGAAGTGCTAGAGCAGGAGAAGCCAGCTCGAAGTCTTGAAGTAGAGGAAGAAGAAGCGAAGCTACTGAAGGAGTTTCATTTATTGACACAGAAGCCGGTTCTTTATGTGGCTAACGTTAGTGAGGATGAAATTACAGACGTAGAAGGCAATGAGTATGTAAAGCGTGTTAAGGAGTTTGCAGCTCAAGAGGGATCTGGAGTGGTTGTGATTAGCGCGAAGGTGGAGTCGGAAATTGCTGAGCTCGATGGAGAGGATAAAGAAATGTTCCTTCAGGAGCTTGGAATTGAAGAGTCTGGCTTGGATCAGCTCATTCGTGAGGCGTACAAGCTACTAGGCTTATATACGTATTTTACAGCTGGTGTACAAGAGGTACGTGCTTGGACGATCAAAAAGGGAATGAAGGCTCCTCAAGCAGCAGGAGTGATTCATACTGACTTTGAGCGTGGATTTATTCGTGCTGAGGTTGTCCACTATGATGATCTATCGGAAACGGGCTCTATGAACGCAGCGAAGGAAAAAGGCTTATTGCGTTTAGAAGGAAAGGATTATGTCGTTAAGGATGGCGATGTGATGCACTTCCGCTTTAATGTGTG is a window of Bacillus horti DNA encoding:
- the ychF gene encoding redox-regulated ATPase YchF; the encoded protein is MGMSCGVVGLPNVGKSTLFNAITQAGAESANYPFCTIDPNVGVVEVPDERLVRLTELVKPNKVVPTAFEFVDIAGLVKGASRGEGLGNKFLANIREVDAIAHVVRCFVDENITHVSGSVDPVRDIETINLELILADLESVEKRIERVKKSLKSGDKKVKAEHDLLVRVQEVLEQEKPARSLEVEEEEAKLLKEFHLLTQKPVLYVANVSEDEITDVEGNEYVKRVKEFAAQEGSGVVVISAKVESEIAELDGEDKEMFLQELGIEESGLDQLIREAYKLLGLYTYFTAGVQEVRAWTIKKGMKAPQAAGVIHTDFERGFIRAEVVHYDDLSETGSMNAAKEKGLLRLEGKDYVVKDGDVMHFRFNV